A region from the Leopardus geoffroyi isolate Oge1 chromosome C2, O.geoffroyi_Oge1_pat1.0, whole genome shotgun sequence genome encodes:
- the RPSA gene encoding 40S ribosomal protein SA isoform X1 — protein sequence MSGALDVLQMKEEDVLKFLAAGTHLGGTNLDFQMEQYIYKRKSDGIYIINLKRTWEKLLLAARAIVAIENPADVSVISSRNTGQRAVLKFAAATGATPIAGRFTPGTFTNQIQAAFREPRLLVVTDPRADHQPLTEASYVNLPTIALCNTDSPLRYVDIAIPCNNKGAHSVGLMWWMLAREVLRMRGTISREHPWEVMPDLYFYRDPEEIEKEEQAAAEKAVTKEEFQGEWTAPAPEFTATQPEVADWSEGVQVPSVPIQQFPTEDWSAQPATEDWSAAPTAQATEWVGTTTEWS from the exons ATGTCCGGAGCCCTTGATGTTCTGCAAATGAAGGAGGAGGATGTCCTCAAATTTCTTGCCGCAGGAACCCACTTAGGTGGCACCAACCTTGACTTCCAGATGGAACAGTACATctacaaaaggaaaagtgatg GTATCTACATCATCAATCTGAAGAGAACCTGGGAGAAGCTTCTGCTGGCAGCTCGGGCCATCGTTGCCATTGAAAACCCAGCTGATGTCAGTGTCATATCATCCCGGAATACTGGCCAG CGAGCTGTGCTGAAGTTTGCTGCTGCGACCGGAGCCACTCCTATTGCTGGCCGCTTCACTCCCGGAACCTTCACTAACCAGATCCAGGCAGCCTTCCGGGAGCCCAGACTTCTGGTGGTCACCGATCCCAGGGCTGACCACCAGCCTCTCACCGAGGCGTCTTACGTTAACCTGCCTACCATCGCTCTGTGTAACACAGACTCTCCTCTGCGCTATGTGGACATCGCCATCCCTTGCAACAACAAG GGAGCTCACTCGGTGGGTCTGATGTGGTGGATGCTGGCCCGGGAAGTTCTGCGCATGCGTGGCACCATCTCCCGTGAACACCCCTGGGAGGTCATGCCTGACCTCTACTTCTATAGGGATCCTGAAGAG attgaaaaggaagagcaggCTGCTGCCGAAAAGGCTGTGACCAAGGAGGAATTTCAGGGTGAATGGACTGCTCCGGCTCCTGAGTTCACTGCTACGCAGCCCGAGGTCGCAGACTGGTCCGAAGGCGTGCAGGTGCCCTCCGTGCCTATCCAGCAGTTCCCCACTG AGGACTGGAGCGCTCAGCCCGCCACGGAAGACTGGTCTGCAGCCCCCACTGCTCAGGCCACCGAATGGGTGGGAACCACCACCGAGTGGTCTTGA
- the RPSA gene encoding 40S ribosomal protein SA isoform X2, with protein sequence MSGALDVLQMKEEDVLKFLAAGTHLGGTNLDFQMEQYIYKRKSDGIYIINLKRTWEKLLLAARAIVAIENPADVSVISSRNTGQRAVLKFAAATGATPIAGRFTPGTFTNQIQAAFREPRLLVVTDPRADHQPLTEASYVNLPTIALCNTDSPLRYVDIAIPCNNKGAHSVGLMWWMLAREVLRMRGTISREHPWEVMPDLYFYRDPEEIEKEEQAAAEKAVTKEEFQGEWTAPAPEFTATQPEVADWSEGVQVPSVPIQQFPTGTGPDASGWFSSQCALAELLT encoded by the exons ATGTCCGGAGCCCTTGATGTTCTGCAAATGAAGGAGGAGGATGTCCTCAAATTTCTTGCCGCAGGAACCCACTTAGGTGGCACCAACCTTGACTTCCAGATGGAACAGTACATctacaaaaggaaaagtgatg GTATCTACATCATCAATCTGAAGAGAACCTGGGAGAAGCTTCTGCTGGCAGCTCGGGCCATCGTTGCCATTGAAAACCCAGCTGATGTCAGTGTCATATCATCCCGGAATACTGGCCAG CGAGCTGTGCTGAAGTTTGCTGCTGCGACCGGAGCCACTCCTATTGCTGGCCGCTTCACTCCCGGAACCTTCACTAACCAGATCCAGGCAGCCTTCCGGGAGCCCAGACTTCTGGTGGTCACCGATCCCAGGGCTGACCACCAGCCTCTCACCGAGGCGTCTTACGTTAACCTGCCTACCATCGCTCTGTGTAACACAGACTCTCCTCTGCGCTATGTGGACATCGCCATCCCTTGCAACAACAAG GGAGCTCACTCGGTGGGTCTGATGTGGTGGATGCTGGCCCGGGAAGTTCTGCGCATGCGTGGCACCATCTCCCGTGAACACCCCTGGGAGGTCATGCCTGACCTCTACTTCTATAGGGATCCTGAAGAG attgaaaaggaagagcaggCTGCTGCCGAAAAGGCTGTGACCAAGGAGGAATTTCAGGGTGAATGGACTGCTCCGGCTCCTGAGTTCACTGCTACGCAGCCCGAGGTCGCAGACTGGTCCGAAGGCGTGCAGGTGCCCTCCGTGCCTATCCAGCAGTTCCCCACTGGTACGGGTCCTGATGCTTCAGGCTG GTTTTCATCCCAGTGTGCTCTAGCTGAGCTGCTAACTTGA